One Oryza glaberrima chromosome 10, OglaRS2, whole genome shotgun sequence DNA segment encodes these proteins:
- the LOC127752481 gene encoding uncharacterized protein LOC127752481: CGGPSCPAGVRVSGFNTPHLPYPLLTTASHFQRRAALFPLRRHHAVFASSGSFHRHGGDQCSSSGGAHQRRLPPDPAPPPADRPKLLYRFAAVCRTWRSLLTDPAFLRRYREFHGLPHLIGYVHDGADGRDLVVARFVTTADTTFRPRVPEKGVDLHVLDSRHGRVIFRRIGKGWLDESSLIIWDPVADHHQEVPLPEAFAQEEFNLTATVLCDALGCDHLDCHGGPFRVVFVGVRDEEGASATSAFNYTSSSGSWTASPAAAAAVADEDDWGFRMPAPSILVGGTTLYFRSPGRILRYWFGDEMEHLSYVDIPPFITQETRGTVLMPAADGRLSFAAMYGDMTISFWETEVSADGAVDWVHTQNALVSIPLPGVLIGAAASLLFVRTEDGGIVSVQVGNGRFQMLPQPAPQRQQISALIPFMSFCTP; encoded by the coding sequence TGTGGTGGGCCCTCCTGCCCTGCGGGAGTGCGGGTGTCAGGCTTTAATACCCCCCACCTCCCCTACCCTCTTCTCACCACCGCCTCACATTTCcaacgccgcgccgccctcttTCCTCTCCGACGACACCACGCCGTGTTCGCGAGTTCAGGAAGCTTCCaccgccatggcggcgaccaGTGCTCCTCCAGTGGAGGTGCTCATCAACGACGCTTACCGCCAGATCctgctccgcctcccgccgaccgcccCAAGCTGCTGTATCGCTTCGCCGCCGTCTGCAGGACATGGCGCAGCCTCCTCACCGACCcggccttcctccgccgctaccGCGAGTTCCACGGGCTACCGCACCTGATCGGCTACGTCCACGACGGCGCTGATGGACGCGATCTGGTCGTTGCAAGGTTCGTGACCACCGCCGACACCACCTTCCGCCCGCGCGTGCCCGAGAAGGGCGTCGACCTCCACGTCCTCGACAGCCGCCACGGCCGCGTGATCTTCAGGAGGATTGGCAAGGGATGGCTCGATGAGTCGTCACTTATCATTTGGGACCccgtcgccgaccaccaccaGGAGGTGCCCCTGCCGGAGGCGTTCGCGCAGGAGGAATTCAACCTCACCGCCACCGTCCTCTGCGACGCCCTGGGATGCGACCACCTCGACTGCCACGGCGGCCCGTTCCGCGTGGTGTTCGTCGGCGTCCGCGACGAGGAGGGTGCGTCAGCCACTTCCGCCTTCAActacacctcctcctccggctcctggaccgcttcgcccgccgccgccgccgccgtcgccgacgaggatgaCTGGGGATTTCGCATGCCCGCACCTAGCATCTTGGTGGGGGGGACCACGCTCTACTTCAGGAGCCCTGGGAGGATTCTCCGGTACTGGTTCGGCGACGAGATGGAGCATCTGTCATACGTCGACATCCCGCCGTTCATCACTCAGGAGACACGCGGAACGGTGCTCATgccggcggcggacgggagGCTGAGCTTCGCGGCTATGTACGGCGACATGACGATCAGCTTCTGGGAAACCGAGGTCAGCGCTGACGGTGCTGTTGATTGGGTCCACACCCAGAACGCGCTCGTGAGCATCCCCCTACCTGGAGTCctcatcggcgccgccgcgagcttGCTTTTCGTCCGCACCGAGGACGGTGGGATCGTCAGCGTCCAAGTGGGGAACGGACGATTCCAGATGCTACCCCAGCCAGCCCCCCAGCGGCAGCAGATATCTGCTCTCATCCCCTTCATGAGCTTCTGTACCCCATGA